In Sphingobacterium sp. PCS056, the following proteins share a genomic window:
- the pelA gene encoding pectate lyase, translating into MRYSFLTTVMFWLFSNLLCFAQPNEIKDPMAEKMLIYQLKNGGWPKQLKDKSVVNYDLQISKSLLTRIKSTTIESATIDNKATTREITTLIKAYKKTKNITYLQAAERGIDYLLEAQYSHGGFPQYYPNTSLYRSQITFNDDAMINALQILHDIATANNDFELVDRSYIPKAQSAVERGIAIILQLQVKQDSLLTIWSAQYDPESLLPAQARSFEPAALSTSESVGIVRFLMAQKNPSPDIITAIHAAIKWFEQHQIAGYRFDHEIDPKTKRSIRHLIADTSSTVWARFYDLESNKPIYGDRGNLITSNFEDLSEERKNGYAWFGNWPEKLLQKDYPKWLKRNNVVNPN; encoded by the coding sequence ATGCGGTACTCATTTTTAACAACAGTGATGTTTTGGCTATTTTCCAACCTGCTGTGTTTTGCTCAGCCCAATGAGATCAAAGATCCTATGGCTGAAAAGATGCTGATTTATCAATTAAAAAATGGGGGGTGGCCTAAGCAACTAAAAGATAAAAGTGTGGTTAACTATGACTTGCAGATCAGCAAATCGCTTTTAACGAGGATAAAAAGCACGACTATCGAGTCTGCAACCATAGACAATAAAGCAACCACGAGGGAGATAACGACTTTAATCAAAGCCTACAAAAAAACAAAAAACATAACGTATTTACAGGCGGCAGAAAGAGGTATTGATTACCTATTAGAGGCACAATATAGCCATGGTGGTTTTCCTCAATACTATCCCAACACTTCTCTCTATAGAAGCCAAATCACCTTCAATGATGATGCGATGATCAATGCATTGCAGATACTACATGATATCGCGACGGCCAACAATGACTTTGAACTGGTTGATAGATCCTATATCCCAAAGGCACAGTCTGCAGTAGAAAGAGGCATTGCCATCATCCTACAACTACAAGTAAAACAAGACAGCCTACTGACGATATGGTCTGCTCAATATGACCCCGAGTCTCTTTTACCCGCTCAGGCCAGAAGTTTTGAACCAGCAGCATTGAGTACCAGTGAATCTGTTGGTATAGTTCGATTTTTAATGGCACAAAAAAATCCATCTCCAGATATTATAACAGCAATCCATGCTGCTATTAAGTGGTTTGAACAACATCAGATTGCAGGTTATCGATTTGACCATGAGATTGACCCTAAAACAAAAAGATCCATACGTCATTTGATCGCAGATACATCTTCAACTGTTTGGGCAAGATTTTATGATCTTGAGTCAAATAAACCCATTTACGGTGATCGAGGCAATTTGATCACATCCAATTTTGAAGATTTATCAGAAGAAAGAAAAAATGGCTATGCCTGGTTTGGAAACTGGCCGGAGAAGCTTCTCCAAAAAGATTATCCTAAATGGCTCAAAAGAAATAAT
- a CDS encoding glycoside hydrolase family 105 protein, which yields MKQIVALILLVCSLYTHGFGQIPLSEKMTQTAIDKLFKDSVFVNNTKGPKWTYDMGVVLEGVAETWKNTGNSSYFSYIESWMDKFVGQDGTIKNYSAKDFNIDHIKNGRTLLLLYKVTKKEKYLKACHALYKQLLNHPRTQEGGYWHKKIYPNQMWLDGLYMAQPFRAEYAALMNLTDEYNDIANQFFWMEKNAKDQKTGLLYHGWDESRAEKWANAKTGQSPNFWARGMGWYVMGLVDVLDYFPLENANRQPLIDLLNRTLKTIVKYQDPKTGVWFDVMDRGDIKENYVEASASSMFVYALAKSIRLGYVSKGYAKNTQKAYEGLLKEFISTSPNGQINLNHVVEVSGLGGKKKYRDGSFEYYMSEPVVSNDPKGVGPFILAASEMEIFQEQPKGKQFTVTLDNYFNNEYKADPTGKLKPYHYLWDGDDNNGFSFWGRIFNRKHIQTNILKTAPNLSNLSRSNIYIIVDPDTEKETEQPHMMTEQSASEIANWVKKGGVLVLLLNDVGNCEIKEFNTLATKFGITFNEDSKNRVKNNNYEEGAVYVPKGTGIFHDVNKIYVKEISTLSLKYPAKELVKHHDDIIMATASFGKGTVFAIGDPWLYNEYVDGRKLPKDFQNFQAAEELTTWLISKIKN from the coding sequence CGTGGTGCTTGAAGGGGTTGCTGAAACATGGAAAAATACGGGAAATAGCTCGTACTTTAGTTATATCGAATCTTGGATGGATAAGTTTGTCGGACAAGATGGGACCATAAAAAATTATTCGGCGAAAGACTTTAATATTGATCATATCAAAAATGGACGTACACTGCTCTTACTTTACAAAGTCACAAAAAAAGAAAAATACTTAAAAGCTTGCCATGCTCTTTACAAACAGCTATTAAATCACCCTAGAACTCAAGAAGGTGGCTATTGGCATAAAAAAATCTATCCCAATCAAATGTGGTTGGATGGACTGTACATGGCTCAACCTTTCCGAGCAGAATATGCTGCGCTCATGAATCTGACAGATGAGTACAACGATATCGCCAATCAGTTCTTTTGGATGGAAAAGAATGCCAAAGATCAGAAGACGGGACTACTCTATCATGGCTGGGATGAGTCTCGGGCAGAAAAATGGGCAAACGCCAAGACGGGGCAATCTCCTAATTTTTGGGCAAGAGGGATGGGTTGGTATGTGATGGGATTAGTAGATGTACTTGATTATTTCCCTCTTGAAAATGCCAATCGGCAGCCTTTGATTGATCTTTTGAATAGGACGCTAAAGACTATCGTAAAATATCAAGATCCAAAAACAGGTGTCTGGTTTGATGTGATGGATCGCGGAGATATCAAGGAAAATTATGTTGAAGCATCGGCTTCAAGCATGTTTGTATATGCTTTAGCAAAAAGTATCCGATTGGGATATGTGTCTAAAGGATATGCTAAAAATACTCAAAAAGCATATGAAGGACTTCTCAAAGAATTTATATCAACTTCACCAAATGGACAGATCAATCTCAATCATGTGGTTGAAGTATCGGGATTAGGTGGAAAGAAAAAATATAGAGATGGAAGTTTTGAGTATTATATGAGTGAACCTGTTGTAAGCAACGACCCGAAGGGCGTAGGTCCATTTATACTCGCTGCCTCGGAAATGGAAATCTTTCAAGAACAGCCTAAAGGAAAGCAATTTACCGTTACATTGGATAATTATTTCAATAACGAATATAAAGCTGATCCAACAGGAAAATTAAAACCTTATCATTATTTATGGGATGGCGATGACAACAATGGTTTTTCGTTTTGGGGGAGAATTTTCAACAGAAAGCATATCCAGACCAACATACTCAAAACAGCTCCTAACTTGAGCAATCTGAGCCGATCCAATATCTATATTATCGTTGATCCTGATACCGAAAAGGAAACCGAACAACCCCACATGATGACTGAGCAATCTGCTTCTGAGATCGCTAATTGGGTGAAAAAAGGAGGCGTACTTGTATTACTACTCAACGACGTTGGCAATTGCGAAATAAAAGAATTCAATACGTTAGCCACAAAATTTGGAATTACTTTTAACGAGGACAGTAAGAATCGGGTGAAAAATAATAATTATGAAGAGGGTGCTGTATATGTGCCAAAAGGAACGGGTATTTTTCATGATGTAAACAAAATATATGTCAAGGAAATTTCTACTTTATCTCTAAAATATCCTGCAAAAGAGCTTGTCAAGCATCATGATGACATCATTATGGCCACAGCTTCATTTGGGAAAGGAACTGTTTTCGCTATCGGAGATCCCTGGTTATATAACGAGTATGTGGATGGTCGAAAATTGCCTAAAGATTTTCAAAACTTTCAAGCAGCAGAAGAATTAACAACCTGGTTGATCTCAAAAATTAAAAACTAA